The Bdellovibrio sp. NC01 genome includes the window TTCACCGTAAAGACGTTAAAGCTTATCAAGAAGTTCTTAAGGCTCTTGATATCCGTAAGTAATCTGATTCTAGAAATCACTAAAGGGGCGAAAAGCCCCTTTAGCTTTTTTAATCCAGTGCATTCTTATCAAGCTGCACAAGTGATTGAAATTCGGTCCCAAATACAAAAGAATAAAAAAGAATTAAACGAGAGAAACAATATAGCATTCGAAGGGTAGACAGCCCTTCACAACGGCACAGCATAAAGGCTCTGCCAGAATTCCAAGGAGACATAATGAAAACGACTGTGACAACTTCGGTAGGCGGAAAACAGATCACTATCGAAACAGGCCGTTTGGCAAAACAAGCAGATGGTTCTGCTCTAGTTACTTGTGGTAACAACATGGTTCTTGTTGTTGCGACATCTTCTAAAAAAGCCTCAGAACTAGATTTCTTCCCACTAACAGTTGAATACATCGAAAAATACTATGCGACTGGTAAAATCCCTGGTGGTTACTTCAAACGTGAAGCAAAACCAACAAACGACGCAGTTTTGATCGCGCGTTTGATCGACCGTCCAATTCGTCCTGTATTCCCAGAAGGCTACCGTCACGAAACTCAAGTAGTAGCGACAGTTCTTTCTGCTGACGGCGCATTCCCTCTAGAGATTCTAGCAAGTTTGGGTGCCTCTGCAGCTCTTCACACTTCAGACATTCCGTTCAATGGCCCAACAGCTGCGATCCAAGTTGCACGCGTTGATGGTCAACTTGTAGCGAATCCAACTCCACAACAAATGGAAAAATCAGACATGGATTTGATCGTTGCGGGTACTCGCAATGGTTTGTTGATGGTTGAAGGTGAAACGAAATTCATCTCTGAAGCAGACGTTATGGCTGCTTTGAAATTCGGTCACCAATCAATGATGCCTCTATTGAACGCGCAAGATGAATTGCGTGAAAAAATAGGTTCAAAAGCAAAACGTGCATTCGTTGCACCAGCTATCGATGCTGACTTCAGAACTGCTGCTGAAAGCATCTTGAAACCAAAAATCGCGGCGGCTCTTGCTATCCGTGAAAAACAAGATCGTTATGCTGCTGCAAATGCGGCGGCTGCTGAAGCTGAAAAATCTTTGTTGTCAGCTATCACTGATAAAGACTTGTTGAAACAACGTAAAAAAGAATTGAACACTATCGTTGAAGAGTTGAAATACCATGAAGCTCGTTCAATGATCTTGGATCGCAAAGTTCGTATCGATGGTCGTGACGTAAAAACTGTACGTCCTATCGCGAACGAAGTTGGTTTGCTTCCTCGTGCGCACGGTTCTGGTCTTTTCACTCGCGGTGAAACGCAAGTGTTGGGCACAGTAACTTTGGGTACTGGTGATGACGAACAAATGGTTGATTCATTGATGGGTCTTCAAAAACGCAAGTTCTTGCTTCACTACAACTTCCCTCCATACTCTGTAGGTGAAGTGGGTCGTATGGGCGGTTTGGGTCGTCGTGAAATTGGTCACGGTAACTTGGCTGAACGCGCGATCAAAGCAGTTCTTCCTGATCACGAAAAATTCCCATACACAATCCGTATCGTATCTGAAGTTTTGGAATCAAACGGTTCTTCTTCAATGGGTACAGTGTGCTCTGGTACTCTAGCACTTCTTGATGCTGGTGTTCCTTTGAAAGGTAACGTTGCCGGTGTGGCGATGGGCTTGATCAAAGAAGGCGACCGTGTAGCAGTATTGACTGACATCTTGGGTGACGAAGATCACTTGGGTGACATGGACTTCAAAGTTGCTGGTTCTCCTGCAGGTATCACTGCTTTGCAAATGGATATCAAAATTGACTCTGTTTCTTTCGAAGTGATGGAACAAGCTTTGGCGCAAGCTAAAGAAGGTCGTTCGCACATCTTGAACGAAATGGAAAAAGTGATCAAAACTCCTCGTGGTCAAATCTCTGAATTTGCTCCTCGTATCGAGACGATCAAAATTAAACCAGATAAAATCCGTGAAGTTATCGGTTCTGGCGGTAAAGTTATCCGCGGTATCACTGAAGCGACTGGCGTTAAGATCGAGATCGAAGATGATGGTACAATCCACATCGCGTCTGCAGATCCTGAAGCGACTAAAAAAGCTATCGGCATGATCAACGACATCGTTGCTGAAGCTGAAGTTGGCAAAGTGTACAAAGGCCGTGTTGTTAAGATCGCTGAGTTCGGTGCATTTGTTGAAATCTTGCCTAACACGCAAGGTTTGTTGCACATCTCTGAGATCGCTAACGAGCGCGTTCGTGCAGTAACTGACGTTCTTAAAGAAGGCGAAACTATCGACGTGAAAGTTCTTGAAGTAGACCGCGCTGGTCGTATCAAGCTTTCTCGTAAGGCGCTTCTTAACCAATAATGTCTATTAAGTTCAAAAAATCTGAACTATCTAACGGGATCCGAGTGATGAGCGAGTTTCATCCAGGGTCCCGTGCCGTTTCTATCGGTGTGTGGGTGTTGACGGGGACTCGTGATGAGGTTCCTGAAATCGCCGGCATGTCACATTTGCTTGAACACTTGGTCTTTAAAGGCACGAATTCTCGCTCGGCTTATCAGATTGCAAAATCTTTGGAAGCTTTGGGTGGAGATTTGAATGCTTACACAACACGTGAATACACTTGTTATCACGCGCTGGTGTTGAAAGATCATTGGGAAAAAGCTTTGGATGTATTGTCGGACCTTGTGTCGAACATGCATCTGAATCAAAAAGAATTCGGGTTAGAAAAAGGCGTGATCTTGCAAGAGATCGCGATGTCTGAAGATAACCACGAAGATGTGATTTACGATATTTTCTATGACCAAGTTTATGGCGCTCATCCATTGGGTCGTCCGATCTTAGGTACGCCAAAATCAATTGCGTTGATGAATCAAAAGCAAGTGATGTCGTATTATAAGAAGAACTATACGGGTAAGAATATCATTATCAGTGCCGCTGGTTGCTTGGATCATGAAGACTTCATGGCAGGTGTGCAGAAGCATTTAGGTCGTAAGCAAAAAAGTGCATTGAAAAATACGCGTAAAAAACCTCGCTGGTTGAAACGTCGTCACGTGGTTGAAAAACAAGCAGAGCAAGTTCATATGTTGATGGGTTTGCCGACAGCAAGTTTTAAAGACAAATATCGTTTTGAAGCTGTGATCTTGAATACTCTTTTGGGTGGCGGGATGACTTCAAAGCTGTATCAATCTGTGCGTGAGAAAAAGGGCTTGGTGTATTCCATCTTCTCGAGTCTGAATACAAATATCGATTCGGGGATGTTGAATATTTATGCGGGTACTGAAGCGAAGAACGTGCGCAAAGTCGGCGATTTGATTTCGGCTGAGTTTGCGAAGCTTCGTAAAAAAGGTATTTCGAAAAACGACGTTGAAATGTTTAAGACGCAGGTGACTGGCAGTATTTTGCTGGGCTCTGACGACATCGAAAATCGTATGACTTCTTTAGCGGTGAATGAGATGGTCTTCGGCCAATATCGGTCGGTTGAATCGGTGATTGAAGAGATCAACGAAGTGAACGTAGATACTGTGAACCATTATCTTCGACACGAGATCGATTTATCTCAAGCTTCTGGCGTCTTGCTAGGGCCTGGTGTGAATGACGTTAAAGACTGGTGGGAAGGGATTGAATTATGAATAAATTGACTGTGAAAATTAAGAAACTTGAAAACTTCCACGGGGAAATCCCTGCTTATCAATCTGCGGGTGCAAGCGGCGTTGACGTTCGCGCGCAATTGGCAGGACCGGTTGTTTTGAATCCAGGCGAACGCGCTTTGATTCCAACAGGTTTGAGCTTTGAAATTCCATTGGGTTATGAAATCCAGGCTCGTCCACGCAGCGGTTGGGCAGCGAAAAGTGGTCTGACAGTGTTGAACACTCCGGGCACGATCGATGCTGATTATCGCGGTGAAGTAAAAATCATCGTGATTAATTTGGGTAATGAATCTGTGACGATCAACGATCAAGAGCGTTGCGCTCAATTGGTGATTGCGCCGGTTTACCAAGCACACTTTGAAGTGGTGAATGAATTATCAGACACTGAACGCGGTGCTGGTGGCTTCGGCTCAACAGGTCGCGCGTAATAAAAAAAGGCTTCGGTGACGAAGCCTTTTTTGTTTTTAAAACGAAGAGTCGCTCTGGCCTGCTGGCCTATAATCTCGCGGCATCGATGCGGTTCCATAACCACAAGATGAAAACGATCGCGAACAGGATCGTAACCAAACGCAAAGATCTTCTTTTTTCCATTTGGAAATTTTCAGTTAAACCGACGGCCATCAATAGCGCTGTGAAGGCGAAGCCCACCAAGGTGATGGGTGGAATCAACTCGCTGCCAGTTTGGAAAATAAAGAACGGAATGTCAGCGAAAAGAATCAACGTGAAGATACGACGAAGTGAGCACGTTCTTTTTTCGAAAACTTGAAAGTAATAGTAAATAAACAAAGCACCCACGAAAGCCGTTACAATCGCAACCATTGGCGAAACGATGACGCCACTCATGATGCGGAAGAAGTTCGGTGGAACTAGGCCCGTGATCACTCCTGAAATCATCGAGATCACGATCAACGTTACAACAAGAGTTGACCAGTGCCAGTCGGGAAGAACTTTGATTTTGTGAATCGGATGGCGAAGATAATCGACAAGATATCCGATCACTTCTTTTGCTGTTTGTTTACCTGAAGGGGACTGATTAGGTGTGACGTCTCTGTAGTCGTTCATGTCTAATATTGCAGCACCAGACGTAAGATCTGGCAAGGCGAATTATTCGCTTCGCAAATCTGTTTCAGCAAGGTCGTGGGCGCGCTCTAATAACATCTTAGCATTTGTCAGAAAAGTTTCTGGGGCGGCTCCAAGAGAACTCAACGACAGCAATCGATAACGAGTCAGTGAAGCCAAGTGAAGCGTGTAAGAAAGTTTTGTAAAAAACGAAGCTTTGCCATCGGGATTTAATTCAATCAGACCCACTGGAAACGGAAAAGGTTTCAGCGAGGAGCTGGGATGAGATTTCCCGGCATCACTGATTTCAGTCACGCTGATCAGGCATGTGCCATTGTGGTTGCGCAAAAGGTCTTCCATTTCAGCAAACGTCGGGGAGTCTAAGAAGAGATGAAATTTCTGATGAGCTTGTTCTTGTTGTTTTAAAAACTCTTTGAAGCGTTCTTTACGTAACGTCGTTTTATTCCATGGTAGGCGCACATTGAAAACTTCATAGCCGTGTTCGGCTATGAAGGATGTGTACTGATTCCAATATTTATCGAAGTAAAAGAAGCTGCGCGGACCGGTTACGAAAACCAGAGGCCAGCGAGTCAGTAAACAGTTTGGTTGAAGTTCGAAATGGATTTCTTTACGGGCCCTGGCGCGATTGGAAAAGATGGCCAGGGCGAGTGTGATAACAAAGAGGCTGAGTAATATGACTATAAAATCCACTCTCTAATTATAGAGAGGTATTTAATCTAAATGCAAAGTCAAAGCTGTTTTGATCGGCTGTCTTATTGACCATCGCTGTACGACCGCTGATCTCTGCACCGATTGAAAGATTTCTGTGAACTTGTGCGTACGCACCCGTTGAAATCACAAGGGCCGGTGTTGATTCGTCAACATTGATGCCGCGAGTGTTGTCTTTGAAAGTCATAAAGCGATTTGAAACACCCGTGCTAATTGTGTAGTGCCAAACGTTTTGCAAAAGATTTGTGTAACCGATTTTGCCTTCAAGTTCGCGCAAAGAAAAATCTTCTGAACCGTTCGAGTTTGAACCGTAGTTTCTGAAGATGCCTTCTGCGTACCACTCTGGAGAAATCAAATCAGTGCCGGCATTTAACTGAATACCCGTTGCGTGGCGGCTGAATTTTTCGCCGTTTGTTGAGATGTTAGAGAATGAGTTTGCGTAACCGATACCCACATGAAGGCGAGGAGTGCCTGCTGTGTTATTCTCTTGTTGAAGCTTTGTCTTTTTAGAAGAGAGTTCATTCAGAAGGTCGTCATAGCTGACTTCCTCATAATCCTTACCGGAAGCCGCCCAGACCATAGTTGGGGTTAAAGCTAATAAAAGTCCCGCCAATACAAATTTGAATGAATTTTTGTTAGTCATTATTCAATTCTAGCAAGACTTTGTCATTTTTCATAAATTGATCTTTCAATCTAGACCATCCTTTTGGCACACTGAAGAGGATGTTTTCCTTATTCCAAGCCAAAAACAACTGCTACTGCGCTTTTTGCAAAACGCCTCGTCGCATTTATCGTAAGAAGAATATTTCTGTGATGAATGTCGTGGCCAGCGCTATGGCTGCGATTGTTCTGATGTTCGCGATCTGGCAAGAGTTCGATCCGCGCGCCATTATTGCTTTCGTTGTGTGTTTGGCGATCTCTGAAACCTTCGTGCAAATTCGTTGGCGCTTGTCTGTCGTGTGCAGAACTTGCGGCTTTGATCCCATTTTGTACACGAAAGATCCAGAGGCTGCAGCGACTAAAGTGCGCGCGCAATTAGACATGCGTAAAGAAGATCCTAAATATCTTTTAGCGAAACCTTTGAACCTGCCTGCGATTCCGGCCGCGAAAGCAAAGGCCTTGCAGGCTAAAGAAAAAGGCAAGCTCGTTTCTCGCTCTATTTAACGGCGGAGGCCGTTAGTGCTGGAGCAGCTTCTGTAATCATCTTAAAAACCAGATTTCGTTGCCTCATTGCTTCAGTTATGCGACGTTAGGGGCATGAAAACATTGGTCATTGTCCCGACATACAACGAGAAAGAAAACGTTCAAACTATTGTGCCTGCTATTTTTGCACAAAATCTTGGAGTCGATATCCTTGTGGTTGACGACAACTCTCCGGATGGAACAGGTGCGATCGTTCGCGAAATGCAAAAAAATCTTCCGCAATTGCATTTGCTATCTCGCCCAGGAAAACAAGGTTTGGGTAAAGCCTACATCGCTGGTTTCCGTTGGGGTATGGATCAAGGCTATGAAGCTTTGGTTGAGATGGATGCGGATTTTTCACATCGCCCCGAAGATTTGGGTCCGTTGTTGAATACATTGTCTAAGAATGATTTCGCTGTGGGCTCTCGTTACATTCAGGGTGGTCGTACAGTTAATTGGGGTCTGATGCGTAAGATTATTTCTCGCGGCGGCGGGATTTATTCGCGTCTGATTCTTGGTTTCCCGTTGAACGATTGGACGGGTGGCTTCAATGCGTGGAAGAAAGAAGTTCTTCAAGGTATTGATCTTTCAACGGTTGAGTCGAATGGCTACAGCTTTCAAATTGAATTGAAATACAAAGCGATGAAACGCGGATTTAAAGGTGCAGAATCACCAATCGTGTTTGAAGATCGTCGTGTTGGGCAAAGTAAGATGTCTTTGAAAATCGTGATCGAAGCCTTCTATCGCGTCTGGATCATGCGCTTTAAATAAGAAATGAAATTCATTGCGCTGATTCTTTTTTTCATCCTCCCTGTTCAAGTGTTTGCGCAGACGGCGCAGCAGGGGACGATTGTTGCAGATGAAGCGCAGATTTATCGTGATCCAGATTTTGATGCACCGGTGATTGCGGTGTTACCTCCAGGTGGGGTCTACAGTATTTCTACTGGCAAAAAAGGTCCGTTTTTTAAAATTCGTGTGAAGCCGGGAACTGTCGGCTGGATTTCTGAAACGGATATTCGCCCCGGTAATTTGAAAGTTACTGCGGAAACAAAAAAAGAAGCCCAAAAACTCAAAGAACAAAAAGAGCACGAAGAAAATCGACCTGCTTTTTTTACGACTCGTCACTGGGGTCCCGTTGTGGAGTTTCTAAACTACACGGAAGACACCATGGGTGAAGAACGTTCAGCGATGACGATGTTTTATGGCTTTAAGTGGACGGGCTTTAATACTCTGTTCAGTGGCGAAGTTTATACCGATGCCAATTTGATTTTTCATAGTGGCGCGCCTTCGTACTACGAAGATAAAACCGGTGAGAGTGCTGGTGGTTTTATCGTGAATGCGAATTTTCTTTTGCAAACGGTGCGCACCTTAACAAAAGATTGCCTGATGTATTACGGGTTCGGTCCGACGTGGCGTTATTCGCATTTTGATTTGCACCTTAATAATGGCGGCGTTTCGCAAGGCTACTCTGCGGATGATATGGCGCTCGGTATTTTGTTTGATGTGGGACTTGCTTATAGAATCAGCAAAACGGCGATTCGTTCCGACGTTAAGTACTACTGGGAAAAAAACAAATACCCAGGAATAGGCGTCAGCTGGGGCTTCGAGTTTTAACTTTGACTTCGGGCTACCGCTCGGGCAAAGCCTTTCACATGATTTTACGTTTTACATTATTTCTGACTTTGGTTTTCGTTACTCATCAATCTTTTGCGGGCGACATCCAAGCTGCATTTCAATCTCTACAAAATGTGGGTGAGAACTGGGAACCAGACGGTGCTGTGTGTGAACAATTAGCGCGTCTTAAAATTCGTGCTGCGTATCCGGAAAATCAATACACAATCACAGGTGATATCGAATACGACACGGGGGCCTTAACGATCGGCGAATTAGACGTGATCGTGATTGAAAAAAGCTCGAACAGAGTGATCCTTGTGCAAGAAGTGAAGTGCTGGAAAAACTTCGCTGGCGGCCTTGAAAAAGCGCAATCGCAGAAGCTTCGTTTCTTGTGGCATTTGGGTAAAACTCCGCAGGCAATGCGCTTTACGTCTTACGACGGCACAAAGCTTACGGCTGCCAATTTTGCGAGCTCTTTCCCGTTCGTATTTGTGTCGCAAGCAGGCGGTGTGGCAAAGGGCTTTGATGAAGAGCTGGATTTGAATTTAAGCGAGATTAAGCAGCTTCGTATGCAGCTTTTGAAATGCCAAGATCAAGGCCATTGCAAGAAGCCTGATCAGGAGTAGTTGACGCGCCGAGTAGGTTTGACAGCGATTAGGCCCTGATGCAGAGTCGCTGATTATGTCAGAAATCCACGTTTTATCCCCTGAAGTTGTCGACCAAATCGCTGCCGGCGAAGTGGTTGAACGGCCTGCCCATCTTGTCAAAGAATTGGTTGAAAACAGTATCGATGCGGGTGCTACGCGCGTGCATGTGGAATATTTTGACGGTGGTCGCAACGTCAAAGTGATCGATAACGGTAAAGGCATGGCGCCAGCCGATTTGCCAAAAGCTTTAGAGCGATTCGCGACAAGCAAAATCAAAAAAACAGACGACTTGTGGAAGCTTCGCACTTTCGGGTTTCGTGGGGAAGCGCTTGCGAGTATCGCGGCGGTTTCAAAAATCACTTTGACGTCTCGTCGTAAAGGCGATGAACAAGCTCATCAACTGATCAGTGAATTCGGCAAAAAAAGCGAGATCAACAAAATCGGTGGCTCTGAAGGCACGACGATTTTGATGGAGAATCTTTTTGAAAACACTCCGGCGCGTTTGAAGTTTTTAAAATCAGACGCCGCTGAACACACTGCGATCAAGACGACTTTAAAGGCGATGGCGCTTTCCCATTTTGATGTGGAATTTCGTATTCAAGAAAACGGCAAGCTGATCAACTTCTGGCCTGCATGTAATAATCGCAAAGACCGTGTTGAACAGATCTTAGAAATCAAACCGATGTTTGAGGGTGAAGCGGTTCGCGAAAACGTGAAAGCGTATGCGGTGTTTGCGGATCCTCATAACGTGGCGAAGACATCAAAAAATATTTGGCTGTTTGCACAGAATCGTTGGATTCAAGATCGCAGTCTGCAAGCGGCAGTCAATGAAGCCTATCGCAGTCTGCTGATGCACGGTGAGTTTCCGATTGCTGCGGTTTGGGTTGAGTTAGATCCAGACTGTGTCGACGTGAATATTCATCCAACAAAATCACAAGTGAAATTCCAAGATCCTTCGCTTGCATTCCGTGCGGTGGCGGGTTCGGTGCGTTCGACGCTGGAGCAAGCTCCGTGGATTCCGAAAACTGCGGGAAGTGTTTCCTCGGCCGCTGGTAGAATGGCTTCCGCAGACCCGAGTGGTGCTGAAGCGACTTCTGAATTTAAAACGACTCAAGGTCTGCCGAACTTCGCGAAGTCGATGCCGAAGGAAAATCTTTCTTTCGAAGATTCCTCTTTGCAGGTGACTCAATTCCAGAAAAAAGATTTCTCATTCCCAACCACGTTTCAGCAAACGAAGTTGGATTATCAAACGCTTGCGGATTCCGCAGCCGCTCGCGAAGAGTTGATGACGCCGACATCTCCGGCGCAACAAACTCCGCTGACGGAAGAAGCGACACCACAAACTTCTGGGGGTGGCTACTGGTCATCGCTTGAAGTTTTGGGACAGGCGAATTTGACATACATCGTGACACAAAATCGCGACAAGATTGTTTTCGTCGATCAACATGCGGCCCACGAGCGTGTTGCTTTTGAGCGCCTGATGAGTGCATGGAAGGGTGGAAAAATTGATATTCAAGATTTCCTATTCCCACTCGCGATTGATATGTCTCCGGAAAAAGTGGAAGGCATTTTATTGCTCGCAAAAGATATTGAACGCCTAGGTGTTCATATCGAAGCCTTGGGCCCGGGCACTGTGGGTGTTAAGGCCGCACCGTTGTTTATTAAAGAATCAATCCTAGGAAAAGTTTTGGACCGCATGGCCGGCGAAATCGTCGAGCAGGGTGGCAGCTATTCTTTGGAAAGAGCAGTCGGTGATATCTGTGCAACAATGGCGTGTCATTCGGTCGTTCGTGCAGGACAGGCGTTAAGCATTGAGCAGATGAAGAATTTGCTGAAAGAGATGGATCAATTCCCACTTTCAAGTTTCTGCCCGCATGGCAGACCGGTGAGTGTTGAATATCCGTTCTATAAATTGGAAAAAGATTTCGGTCGCATCGTTTAATGGGAAAAAAGAATCCTGTGATTTTTGTTGTCGGCAGCACGGCCACTGGGAAATCCGAGTGGGCGCTGAAGCTTGCGCAAGAATTTAACGGGGTGATCATTAACTGCGATTCCGTTCAGCTTTACACCAAAGTCGACATCGGTTCGGCGAAGCCCAGTAAAGAAGAACAGGCCCTCGTAAAACATTATTTACTCGATTATGTGAATCCTCCGGAAGAAGTGACGGCTGGTAATTATGCCCGTGATTTCTTTCAGGTGATGGAACAACTTCCTGAAGGTCAGCCCGCATTTGTTGTGGGTGGTACTGGTTTTTATTTCATGGCGATTGAAAAGGGCATGTATCCGGTCATGAAAGTGGCGCCGGAATTAAAAGCGCAAATCGAAAAAGAACTTTCTGAACCGGGCGGTTCGGAAAAACTTCACGCGGAACTGACAAAAATGGACCCCGAGTATGCGGCTAAAATTCATTTAGCCGATAAGTATCGTATCGGGCGCGCGATCGAATTGATTCGCAGCGAAGGCAAAAGTGTTACGCAAATCCAAAAAGAGTTCGAAGATCAACGTGAAGAATTTCCGTTTCCGCTGTTAAAGATTGGCCCAAGTTGGGACCGTGAACTTTTGCGCGAGCGAATTGCGAAAAGATCGGCGATCATGTTGCAAAACGGGTTGCTGGCAGAGACAAAAACTCTCCTCGACGAAGGTTTGGAAAACTGGGCTCCGCTCAGTTCGGTTGGTTATAAGGAAGCGATTGAATGTTTGAAAGGTGAAATTCCTTTCAGTGAATTACAAGAAGCGATTACGACAAGTACAGCTCAGCTCGCTAAAAGACAAAAAACGTGGTTTCAGCGAGACAAATCAATTCACTGGTTTGATGGCGGCACGGGTTTCGAGCAAGCGCGAGCACAGGTCGAGAAATTTCTGAAATCTTGACCCGAAAACTACGGGCGCGGAGAATGAAGGCAATATGAAAAGCATGACAGGTTACGGCAACGCGAGAGTTCAATCAAAGGATGTCACTATCGAGGTGAGCATTCGTTCAGTGAATGGCAGATTCTTGGAGCCTCGATTCCATTTACCTCGTGAATTCGTAGCTTTTGAAGGCGATCTTAAAAAAGTTTTATCTTCAACGCTTTTGCGTGGAACAGTTGATGTGTTTATTTCTCGTCGCGTGAAAAACGTGGGCGGCAAAACGCAGATGACGGTGAACGATGCATTGGCGAAAAAATATCTCACGGCATACAAACATCTTTCCAAAGAGTTGGGCGTTCCATTTCAAGTACATCTTGAAGCTATGGCGCGTTTGCCAGATGTGATCAAGCTTGAGGAAACGTATGAATTGTTTGCTGGCGAAGAAAAAGTTTTGAAGAAAGCTTTCGCTGATGCTTGTAAGAATTGCGATAAAGAACGTGTACGTGAAGGAAAAGCCTTGCGTAACGATCTGACGGCTTTGCTGGTTTCGCTGGAAAAACAAGTGAAGGCAATCACGGGTTTGCGCGAAGAAGCTAATGCACAACTTCAAGACAAGTTTGAACAAAAAATTCGTGCTCGTCTTAAAGGCAATGAAATTGATCCAACTAGATTGTCGCAAGAAATCGTGATTCAGCTTGAAAAGGCAGACATCAACGAAGAATTGTCTCGTCTAAGTGAGCATATTAAAAACTACCGCCAATTAGTGTCGTCGCAACAGGCCGAGGGTAAGAAATTGGATTTCTACACTCAAGAGCTGCTCCGCGAGGTGAATACGATTGGTTCGAAGTCTCAGGTAGCCAAGATCACTCAGGCTGTGGTAGAAGCAAAAACCCTTATTGAGAGACTAAGAGAACAGGTTCAAAACGTGCAATAATGAAGACACGCATGATCATCGTCGCCGCTCCGAGTGGCGCAGGAAAAAGTAGCTTTGTCGAAAGATTGACCAAGGAAAACGATCGCTTGGTCGACATCGTTACTTATACTACGCGTTCAATCCGTAAAGGGGAGACGAACGGTGTTCAGTACAACTTCATTAGCCACGACGACTTCCAGAATAAGATCGAACAAGGTTTCTTTGTCGAGTGGGCGAAAGTTCACACGAATTACTACGGAACTTCTTACGCTTCGATTGAAAATGCCTGGGCTCAGAACAAAACAGCGATCATGGATATCGACATCCAAGGTGTTTTGACATTTAAGTCTAAGTATCCGGATGCAAAGACGATTTTCATTCTCCCACCCTCAATTGATGAGCTGCGTCGTCGCATTGAGAAACGCGATGGCGGTATGCCTCACGATATCGAAGTCAGAATGGCCAATGCCGAAAAAGAGCTGCGTGAGGCCTCTAAATTCGATTACCAGATCGTGAACGATAAGTTCGATCATTCCTACGAGCAATTCAAAAAAATCGTTGAAGAATTGCTAGGTTAAGGGTAATTTCACTCCCTGTATGTAGATTCGCCTGGAGGCAAAAATGGCTCGTGTAACCGTTGAAGATTGCTTGGAAAAAGTTCCTAACAGATTTGCTCTTGTATTGATGGTCGCTAAAAGAGCGAAGCAACTTCTTAAAGGTGCAGAAGCTACAGTTTCAACTAAGAGCAACAAATACATCGTTAGCG containing:
- the pnp gene encoding polyribonucleotide nucleotidyltransferase — protein: MKTTVTTSVGGKQITIETGRLAKQADGSALVTCGNNMVLVVATSSKKASELDFFPLTVEYIEKYYATGKIPGGYFKREAKPTNDAVLIARLIDRPIRPVFPEGYRHETQVVATVLSADGAFPLEILASLGASAALHTSDIPFNGPTAAIQVARVDGQLVANPTPQQMEKSDMDLIVAGTRNGLLMVEGETKFISEADVMAALKFGHQSMMPLLNAQDELREKIGSKAKRAFVAPAIDADFRTAAESILKPKIAAALAIREKQDRYAAANAAAAEAEKSLLSAITDKDLLKQRKKELNTIVEELKYHEARSMILDRKVRIDGRDVKTVRPIANEVGLLPRAHGSGLFTRGETQVLGTVTLGTGDDEQMVDSLMGLQKRKFLLHYNFPPYSVGEVGRMGGLGRREIGHGNLAERAIKAVLPDHEKFPYTIRIVSEVLESNGSSSMGTVCSGTLALLDAGVPLKGNVAGVAMGLIKEGDRVAVLTDILGDEDHLGDMDFKVAGSPAGITALQMDIKIDSVSFEVMEQALAQAKEGRSHILNEMEKVIKTPRGQISEFAPRIETIKIKPDKIREVIGSGGKVIRGITEATGVKIEIEDDGTIHIASADPEATKKAIGMINDIVAEAEVGKVYKGRVVKIAEFGAFVEILPNTQGLLHISEIANERVRAVTDVLKEGETIDVKVLEVDRAGRIKLSRKALLNQ
- a CDS encoding pitrilysin family protein; its protein translation is MSIKFKKSELSNGIRVMSEFHPGSRAVSIGVWVLTGTRDEVPEIAGMSHLLEHLVFKGTNSRSAYQIAKSLEALGGDLNAYTTREYTCYHALVLKDHWEKALDVLSDLVSNMHLNQKEFGLEKGVILQEIAMSEDNHEDVIYDIFYDQVYGAHPLGRPILGTPKSIALMNQKQVMSYYKKNYTGKNIIISAAGCLDHEDFMAGVQKHLGRKQKSALKNTRKKPRWLKRRHVVEKQAEQVHMLMGLPTASFKDKYRFEAVILNTLLGGGMTSKLYQSVREKKGLVYSIFSSLNTNIDSGMLNIYAGTEAKNVRKVGDLISAEFAKLRKKGISKNDVEMFKTQVTGSILLGSDDIENRMTSLAVNEMVFGQYRSVESVIEEINEVNVDTVNHYLRHEIDLSQASGVLLGPGVNDVKDWWEGIEL
- the dut gene encoding dUTP diphosphatase, whose translation is MNKLTVKIKKLENFHGEIPAYQSAGASGVDVRAQLAGPVVLNPGERALIPTGLSFEIPLGYEIQARPRSGWAAKSGLTVLNTPGTIDADYRGEVKIIVINLGNESVTINDQERCAQLVIAPVYQAHFEVVNELSDTERGAGGFGSTGRA
- a CDS encoding Yip1 family protein, whose translation is MPDLTSGAAILDMNDYRDVTPNQSPSGKQTAKEVIGYLVDYLRHPIHKIKVLPDWHWSTLVVTLIVISMISGVITGLVPPNFFRIMSGVIVSPMVAIVTAFVGALFIYYYFQVFEKRTCSLRRIFTLILFADIPFFIFQTGSELIPPITLVGFAFTALLMAVGLTENFQMEKRRSLRLVTILFAIVFILWLWNRIDAARL
- a CDS encoding polyprenol monophosphomannose synthase, producing MKTLVIVPTYNEKENVQTIVPAIFAQNLGVDILVVDDNSPDGTGAIVREMQKNLPQLHLLSRPGKQGLGKAYIAGFRWGMDQGYEALVEMDADFSHRPEDLGPLLNTLSKNDFAVGSRYIQGGRTVNWGLMRKIISRGGGIYSRLILGFPLNDWTGGFNAWKKEVLQGIDLSTVESNGYSFQIELKYKAMKRGFKGAESPIVFEDRRVGQSKMSLKIVIEAFYRVWIMRFK
- a CDS encoding SH3 domain-containing protein is translated as MKFIALILFFILPVQVFAQTAQQGTIVADEAQIYRDPDFDAPVIAVLPPGGVYSISTGKKGPFFKIRVKPGTVGWISETDIRPGNLKVTAETKKEAQKLKEQKEHEENRPAFFTTRHWGPVVEFLNYTEDTMGEERSAMTMFYGFKWTGFNTLFSGEVYTDANLIFHSGAPSYYEDKTGESAGGFIVNANFLLQTVRTLTKDCLMYYGFGPTWRYSHFDLHLNNGGVSQGYSADDMALGILFDVGLAYRISKTAIRSDVKYYWEKNKYPGIGVSWGFEF